Genomic segment of Drosophila biarmipes strain raj3 chromosome 2L, RU_DBia_V1.1, whole genome shotgun sequence:
TGCAGCTCGATTCGCTCGGTAAATCGCTTGGTTAAGTCGTGGAAAAATTACGgtctcttcttcttcttcaacTTCTGACTCAGTTGCTGTGTGACCAGAGCTGGAGCAAAATCGATAAGTATTCGATATGGTGACAGCTGCCAGCAACTTTTCGATAACGATGTTTTCTGCCATCGACTTACACTTTTGTTGAGCGCAttataaactatttaaaagGCAATAACAACATAAGAAATGTgcttaaaaatagttattaatGAAGAAAGACAGCCCTTCGTTGGCACTTGGTTGGCAGATATTTCTGGGAATCCCCTTACAAGTTGCTACAAAATACTAAGCGGCGAATGTGAATACCGAATACCAAAAAGGGAAACggttatattcaaatttaaaagcttCAAAGGGTGAATGGGCATTCTTGAGTTATAAACGTTGTTATTTGCCCATCCTATCGCTGCAAGTTGACGTACATTTCCCAAAGAGTCACTGCTCGGGCGCCGCTTAATCTCGAATAGTATTAAGCGGTTATCTGAAGAACACTCGGGCTCTAATTGAAAGCCTTATCTCCTGGCGCTGGCGAAATTTTGTATCGCGAATTAATTTAAACGGTCCGCGATAAAGGCCGATGTAAACAGTTCCGCGAAAACTATGACGGCGAACGGACAGCAAACAAAGTCGCTGGCCAGTGTGCTTCTGCTGATCCTGGGCCTGTGCCAGGTGTCCGGAGTGGCCATTGCCCGGCCCGAGGGGCGTGTGGTGGGCGGGAGCGCAGCGGCGGTTAATAGTGCTCCCTACATAGTGTCCATGCAGTACGGAGGAACCCACTACTGCGCTGCCAGCATCCTCAACGCCAACTGGCTGGTAACTGCCGCCCACTGCCTGACCAACAGTAACCAGGTCCTGTCCAGTACCCTCGTGGCGGGCAGTATTGCGGTGGCCGGAACAGCGAGCACCACGCAGACGCGCAGCATCACCTACTTCGTGATCAACGATCTGTACACCGGGGGCACGGTTCCCTACGACATCGGACTGATCTACACGCCCACCTCCTTCGTTTGGACCGCAGCCGTGGCTCCTGTAACGCTTCCCTCGTCGGGAGTGGTGCCCACAGGCACCGCCAATCTCTACGGGTGgggcagcaccagcaccacgaACACCGCCTCCTATCCCTCGACCCTCCAGGTGGCCACCAATGTGCCCATTATCTCGCTCAGCTCCTGCGAAAGCGCTCTAGGCACCAAGGGCAGTGATGTCCACTCGACCAACTTGTGCACGGGCCCCTTGACCGGAGGCGTTAGCATTTGCACCTCGGACTCGGGTGGTCCACTGGTCCAAGGCAACGTGCTCATCGGCATCGTGTCCTGGGGAAAGTTACCCTGCGGCCAGGCCAACTCGCCCTCGGTTTATGTGCAGGTTTCCTCGTTCATATCCTGGATATCCGCCAACCAACAGGTGCCCTAGTCTTCCAAGCGAActattttttcaataaaagcAATCAAAGTAGTGCCCTAGTGGCTGGCGACTTAAATGTGGGACTTTTCCTCGCTGTGCATCGACTATATAACAACAATCTGTTTGTAAAGTTTATCTTGTCATTCCAATGAAAGAGGTGAGTGTTGGGGTCAAAGAGATCACATATTTTCGGGCTGGGAACAACTATTCAAGTATTTGTGTCGAAGCGTTGCTGAATGACTTGCCAATGTCTACATATGCTTCACACTAAAACTAAGCTTGCTTTAGCGCAAAGGAACTAAATGCTCTTTATTCAAGCCCGTGCATAA
This window contains:
- the LOC108034248 gene encoding trypsin delta, which produces MTANGQQTKSLASVLLLILGLCQVSGVAIARPEGRVVGGSAAAVNSAPYIVSMQYGGTHYCAASILNANWLVTAAHCLTNSNQVLSSTLVAGSIAVAGTASTTQTRSITYFVINDLYTGGTVPYDIGLIYTPTSFVWTAAVAPVTLPSSGVVPTGTANLYGWGSTSTTNTASYPSTLQVATNVPIISLSSCESALGTKGSDVHSTNLCTGPLTGGVSICTSDSGGPLVQGNVLIGIVSWGKLPCGQANSPSVYVQVSSFISWISANQQVP